The proteins below come from a single Asanoa ferruginea genomic window:
- a CDS encoding ABC transporter permease, which yields MSDALHYEWVRLRTLRSTYWLIGSALVLNAAIAFLVAYATRDETPAHDLVVAVVTGGGANPPVPLAVVLLAVVGVFATGHEYRYGTIQPTLTTVPQRVRLFSAKVLVVAATALVVMAVSMVLNVAATLPFWSDVPDLTDPTVPGYLLLAVLWAVLGVALGQLFRGVPGALVVLLVVPMVVEQLIFRLSYVPQLHWLTPAVKFLPFMAGQQMVSAAGEAAGGMADEVGLLTRWPSGAVFTIFVAVVLVVAGTLFRRRDA from the coding sequence ATGAGCGACGCCCTGCACTACGAGTGGGTGCGGCTGCGTACTCTGCGGTCGACGTACTGGCTGATCGGTTCGGCCCTGGTCTTGAACGCGGCGATCGCGTTCCTGGTCGCCTACGCCACCCGCGACGAGACGCCGGCCCACGACCTGGTCGTCGCGGTGGTCACCGGTGGCGGCGCCAACCCGCCGGTGCCGCTCGCGGTAGTCCTGCTCGCGGTGGTCGGGGTGTTCGCGACGGGCCACGAATACCGCTACGGCACGATCCAGCCGACGCTGACCACGGTGCCGCAGCGGGTGCGGCTGTTCTCCGCCAAGGTGCTGGTGGTCGCGGCCACCGCGCTGGTCGTGATGGCGGTGTCCATGGTGCTCAACGTCGCGGCGACGTTGCCGTTCTGGTCGGACGTGCCGGATCTGACCGACCCGACGGTGCCCGGCTATCTGCTGCTGGCCGTGCTGTGGGCGGTGCTGGGTGTCGCGCTGGGCCAACTCTTCCGCGGCGTGCCGGGTGCCCTGGTGGTGCTCCTGGTCGTGCCGATGGTGGTCGAGCAGCTCATCTTCCGGCTGTCCTATGTGCCCCAACTGCACTGGCTGACACCGGCGGTGAAGTTCCTGCCGTTCATGGCCGGGCAGCAGATGGTCAGCGCGGCGGGCGAGGCCGCCGGCGGCATGGCCGACGAGGTGGGCCTGCTCACCCGCTGGCCATCGGGCGCGGTGTTCACCATCTTCGTGGCCGTCGTCCTGGTTGTCGCGGGCACCCTCTTCCGCCGCCGCGACGCCTAG
- a CDS encoding alpha/beta hydrolase domain-containing protein, producing the protein MTRPWRRAVLVAAGLVASLLTAAPAQAGAREPISRPTVRGPIPGSVPGDRLAADLADTYPFFSTPFDLARHGYVEQEFYLSGVADGWDTTGNRVATDVPYQTRLVVRRPANAQKFNGTVLVEWQNVTAGYDLDALWNAEATTRDGYAWVGVSAQRVGVDQLRGWSPTRYGALDVTGGRQFVTDELSYDIFAQAGKAIADPRGVSPLGRLKATTVLAIGASQSASRMTVYYDRVLPQVQPVYAGYGFIVGSAPTRVGAEPVFQVLSETDVRTPVRPADTDLFRRWEVAGGAHSGYNGQVYRAPIQERDLGGAPVYTCAQPPFSRVPVQHVTAAAYAHLVRWVRRGTPPPTAPPIVFNPDGTKARDALGLVRGGIRLSQVDVPTALNTGDNAGESFCLLFGTYQPFDEATLDGLYRTHVGYVARVVATDVHNVVAGYLQPADAADNLRAALRSDVGR; encoded by the coding sequence ATGACACGTCCATGGCGCCGCGCCGTCCTCGTCGCCGCCGGGCTGGTCGCATCCCTACTGACCGCAGCACCCGCGCAGGCCGGCGCCCGCGAACCCATCTCCCGGCCCACCGTGCGGGGCCCGATCCCGGGCAGCGTGCCGGGTGACCGGCTCGCCGCTGACCTGGCCGACACGTACCCCTTCTTCTCGACGCCTTTCGATCTGGCCCGGCATGGCTATGTGGAGCAGGAGTTCTATCTGAGCGGCGTGGCCGACGGCTGGGACACCACCGGCAACCGCGTCGCCACCGACGTGCCCTACCAGACCCGGCTCGTGGTGCGCCGGCCCGCCAACGCGCAGAAGTTCAACGGCACCGTGCTGGTCGAATGGCAGAACGTCACCGCCGGCTACGACCTCGACGCGCTGTGGAACGCCGAGGCGACCACCCGCGACGGCTACGCCTGGGTCGGCGTCTCCGCGCAACGGGTCGGCGTCGACCAACTCCGCGGCTGGAGCCCGACCCGCTACGGCGCGCTCGACGTGACCGGCGGCCGCCAGTTCGTCACCGACGAGCTCTCCTACGACATCTTCGCCCAAGCCGGGAAGGCGATCGCCGACCCGCGCGGTGTCTCGCCGCTGGGCCGGCTGAAGGCCACCACGGTGCTGGCCATCGGGGCGTCGCAGTCGGCGTCGCGGATGACCGTCTACTACGACCGGGTGCTGCCACAGGTGCAACCGGTGTACGCCGGCTACGGCTTCATCGTCGGCTCCGCACCGACCCGGGTCGGCGCCGAGCCGGTGTTCCAGGTGCTCTCCGAGACCGACGTGCGCACGCCGGTGCGGCCGGCCGACACCGACCTGTTCCGCCGGTGGGAGGTGGCCGGGGGAGCGCACAGCGGCTACAACGGCCAGGTCTACCGGGCGCCGATCCAGGAACGCGACCTGGGCGGGGCGCCGGTCTACACCTGCGCGCAGCCGCCGTTCAGCCGGGTGCCGGTGCAGCACGTGACGGCGGCGGCGTACGCGCACCTGGTGCGCTGGGTGCGGCGCGGCACCCCACCGCCGACCGCGCCGCCGATCGTGTTCAACCCCGACGGCACGAAGGCCCGCGACGCGCTGGGCCTGGTCCGCGGCGGCATCCGGCTGTCCCAGGTGGACGTGCCGACGGCGCTGAACACCGGCGACAACGCTGGTGAGTCGTTCTGCCTGCTGTTCGGCACCTACCAACCGTTTGACGAGGCCACATTGGATGGTCTCTACCGCACCCACGTGGGTTACGTCGCTCGGGTGGTGGCCACCGACGTGCACAACGTCGTCGCCGGCTATCTCCAGCCCGCCGACGCGGCGGACAACCTGCGCGCGGCGCTCCGCTCCGACGTCGGCCGCTGA
- a CDS encoding SpvB/TcaC N-terminal domain-containing protein has translation MVTAPDATPPAKPAAPVPGLPKGGGAIRGLGEKFAANPVSGTGSVTVPIACSPARAGIEPHLTLAYDSGGGNGPFGLGWAVSLPAVTRKTDKGIPRYDESDVFLLSDAEDLVPELDSAGERVELPAPGYRIHRYRPRIEGLFARVERWTGTTDGDVHWRTVTRDNITSRYGVDSGSRIADPADPARVFSWLISDTWDDKGNLLEYGYRAEDSAGVAVTAAHESGRTPLGRGANRYPKRVRYGNRLPRHIEGDRDWMFEVVFDYGDHHPTTPAPAADRSWPARSDPFSTYRPGFEVRTYRLCQRILMFHHFPTAPEVGAGCLVHSVDLTYRADPLATVLARVTSTGHRRTDGGGYRSRSLPPLDLSYSPADLHDTVAEIEPASLPADEHQWVDLDGAGLPGLLTTTGGAWWFAENLGGGRFGPAEPVPALASAPPQAQPHLLDLAGDGRVDVVSLGGPTPGFAESEPGEQRRWSRFHPFDSVPTVDWNDPDLRFVDLDGDGLAEAVVGENAAFTWYPSRGEAGFGPGRREVLAADGPRIVFADPTESIHLADMSGDGLSDLVRVRPGEVCYWPNLGHGRFGDRVVLDGGHLVAGPEALDQRRVRLSDVDGVGPADLVYLADDGVRIYRNQSGNALAPPVTVTALPPATDPAQVSVVDLFGTGTSCLVWTSPLPGDQRRALRYVDLLGGQKPFLLTGTANNLGVETTMRYAPSTRFYLDDRAAGRPWATRLPMPVHVVDRVETIERISGNRFVSEYAYHHGYFDGEEREFRGFAMVEQWDTERFGTDLPPVLTRTWFHTGSPEPLPVALAGMLLAESTLPDTHWHRDGTRTPHRLTGDEAREACRALKGTPLRQEVYALDGTAEADRPYLITEANATVELLQPRLGNLHAVFLRHPRETVTLHYERALYPVEVAGEVRLLGDPRISHELVLAVDPYGNLESTVAVGYGRRYPDADIDPELPTATVAALRAAQTRSHVVVTDNRYTEAVDLPDAYRAPLPCEARQYELVGVAKPATTLFRFADLAAAADGAQDLPFEAVGADGTVTPPGPGPHRRLIGHDRVRYRADDLSGPLPLGHSGALALPYDRYRLVLTPGLVDACFRDAAGQPLLADPGAVLDEGGYLPGTDIAPTDPPGHWWAAEGRLFYSPNPGDNAATELARARAHFFVPVRFADPFGNPTVVRYDADDLLLLESRDPVGNVVTADNDYRVLRAALVTDPNGNRTATAYDLLGMVAGTAVLGKPGELSGDSLDGFEPDPDDAAVLAHLADPLAEPHPLLRDATSRFVYDLFAYVRDSAPAAVATISRETHVGDLPPGATGALTHGFGYTDGLGREIQLKRRAADHDGGPRWTASGTTVFNNKGQPVRRYEPFFSTTHRFEPGVLAGVSQVLGYDPLGRVVATLHPDARYDKTVFDPWRQVAWDTNDTVLLDPRTDTDVAGSLAPHLAAEPPGWQTWHATRIGGALGPAERAAAERAAAHAGTPTTAYADALARGFLVVAHNRVDAVDVRYPTLASLDVEGNQRALTDPAGRVVLRQSSDVTGNRIRESTMDAGTFWTLGTATGQALRGWDSRDHEFRTRYDALRRPVEVGLVTGGGAEKLLSRTVYGESLPDPAAANHRGRQYRVCDPAGEVTTEAYDRRGNPLRSVRRLAVDYRAEPDWHGSVPLEPTGYPRAVTLDALARPTTVTSPDGTVLRPEYDEGGGLARLTGNLRGAAQTTVFVAGLRRDAHGRREWISFGNGVETTLRFDPLSHRLAEVVSTRTGAADCQHLRYTYDPVGNVTQVADDAQQTVFFNNRLVDPVADYTYDAAYRLVEASGREHLGQAGATPPPPGPGDGWAGLPHPGDGDAMGRYVERYDYDAVGNILVLAHTGTAGGWRRAYAYAEASGLDAAVNGNRLSTVTVAGTAETFRYDGEAGRHGHMTALPHLPAVSWNSREHMAAVTRQVVATGTPETTYYVYDGAGERVRKVTDRAAAPGQEPTRSRERVYIGGCEVYREFGGDGTTVTLERETVHVVADQRRIALVETRTVGTDLAPQRLLRYQLDNHLGSACVELDDIGRIVSYEEYFPFGGTSYHAVRSSTETPKRYRYTGKELDEESGLYCYGARHYAAWLGRWVSPDPAGVGDGTNLYAYVQNRPIVANDPDGRWINILIGAAIGLVVGGGIEATRQLITEGRITSWGRIGAAAAGGAVGGAIAGATFGASLAVQAGAAAVGAAAGGIVTRAINGEPTTAYDVARDAAVGLALFGVFKGAGSIIARGRGGGAGGGGAGNGGAGAGGSAGGAEGAAGAAGRGVVGGKPSGGGSSSAAAGDSAAAAGDSAAGAGETVGGRAAGAADDAAGARPAAQVPIQTLTPGTAKEMFAQIREIINKLPPGERGRHLESFIEQVKKVNEGWNAVFQQTKGGGRLWSGDQQNFLYASAKGEVFQSRAFTPELYIAAIEDNVAAIRELVKRLGGSVWTDVSAAAPPAAAAPAAPAPPPAAVEAPAPPAGRGFRLFPQIFGGSGGSQSGGKRDSDAGRSDGGKRERAPSGFTIFEF, from the coding sequence ATGGTGACCGCACCCGACGCGACGCCACCGGCCAAACCCGCCGCTCCGGTGCCGGGGTTGCCGAAGGGCGGCGGCGCGATCCGCGGGCTCGGCGAGAAGTTCGCCGCCAACCCGGTCAGCGGCACCGGGAGCGTGACCGTGCCGATCGCGTGCAGCCCCGCCCGCGCCGGCATCGAGCCGCACCTGACGCTCGCCTACGACTCCGGCGGCGGCAACGGCCCCTTCGGCCTCGGCTGGGCCGTGTCGCTGCCCGCGGTGACCCGCAAGACCGACAAGGGCATACCGCGATACGACGAGTCCGACGTGTTCCTGCTCTCCGACGCCGAAGACCTGGTGCCGGAACTGGACAGCGCCGGCGAGCGGGTCGAGCTGCCGGCCCCCGGCTACCGGATCCACCGCTACCGGCCCCGGATCGAGGGCCTGTTCGCCCGCGTCGAACGCTGGACCGGCACCACCGACGGCGACGTGCACTGGCGCACCGTCACCCGCGACAACATCACCTCCCGGTACGGCGTCGACAGCGGCTCCCGGATCGCCGACCCGGCCGACCCGGCCCGGGTGTTCTCCTGGCTGATCAGCGACACCTGGGACGACAAGGGAAACCTGCTGGAATACGGCTACCGGGCCGAGGACTCCGCCGGTGTCGCCGTGACGGCCGCGCACGAGTCCGGCCGCACCCCGCTGGGCCGTGGTGCCAACCGCTACCCGAAGCGGGTGCGCTACGGCAACCGACTGCCCCGCCACATCGAGGGCGACCGCGACTGGATGTTCGAAGTGGTCTTCGACTACGGCGACCACCACCCCACCACGCCGGCGCCGGCAGCCGACCGGTCCTGGCCCGCGCGGTCCGACCCGTTCTCCACCTACCGGCCCGGCTTCGAGGTGCGCACCTACCGGCTCTGCCAGCGGATTCTGATGTTCCACCATTTCCCGACCGCACCCGAGGTCGGCGCCGGCTGCCTGGTGCACTCGGTCGACCTCACCTATCGCGCCGACCCGCTGGCCACCGTGCTGGCCAGGGTCACCTCGACCGGCCACCGCCGGACCGACGGCGGCGGCTACCGCAGCCGGTCGCTGCCGCCGCTGGACCTGAGCTACTCGCCGGCCGACCTGCACGACACGGTGGCCGAGATCGAGCCCGCGAGCCTGCCGGCCGACGAGCACCAGTGGGTCGACCTAGACGGTGCCGGCCTTCCGGGACTGCTCACCACGACCGGCGGTGCCTGGTGGTTCGCCGAGAACCTGGGCGGTGGCCGGTTCGGGCCGGCGGAGCCGGTCCCGGCGCTGGCCAGCGCCCCGCCGCAGGCCCAGCCGCACCTGCTCGACCTGGCCGGCGACGGCCGCGTCGACGTGGTCTCGCTCGGCGGGCCGACGCCTGGCTTCGCGGAGAGCGAGCCCGGAGAACAGCGGCGGTGGTCGCGGTTCCACCCGTTCGACAGCGTGCCCACCGTCGACTGGAACGATCCCGACCTGCGCTTCGTCGACCTCGACGGCGACGGCCTGGCCGAGGCGGTGGTCGGCGAGAACGCCGCGTTCACCTGGTATCCGTCACGGGGTGAGGCCGGATTCGGTCCCGGCCGGCGCGAGGTGCTGGCGGCGGACGGCCCGCGGATCGTCTTCGCCGACCCGACCGAGTCGATCCACCTCGCCGACATGTCCGGCGACGGGCTCAGCGATCTGGTGCGGGTCCGCCCCGGCGAGGTCTGCTACTGGCCCAACCTCGGGCACGGCCGGTTCGGGGACCGCGTCGTGCTCGACGGCGGCCACCTGGTCGCCGGCCCCGAGGCGCTCGACCAGCGGCGGGTACGGCTGTCCGATGTGGATGGTGTCGGCCCGGCCGACCTGGTCTACCTCGCCGACGACGGCGTGCGGATCTACCGCAACCAGAGCGGCAACGCCCTCGCCCCGCCGGTCACCGTCACCGCCCTGCCACCGGCCACCGACCCGGCACAGGTGTCGGTCGTCGACCTGTTCGGCACCGGCACGAGTTGCCTGGTCTGGACCTCACCGCTGCCCGGCGACCAGCGCCGGGCGCTGCGCTACGTCGACCTGCTCGGCGGCCAGAAACCGTTCCTGCTCACCGGCACCGCCAACAACCTCGGTGTCGAGACCACGATGCGCTACGCGCCGTCGACCCGGTTCTACCTCGACGACCGCGCCGCCGGCCGGCCCTGGGCGACCCGGCTGCCGATGCCGGTGCACGTCGTCGACCGGGTGGAGACCATCGAGCGGATCAGCGGAAACCGGTTCGTCAGCGAGTATGCCTACCATCACGGCTACTTCGACGGCGAGGAGCGCGAGTTCCGCGGCTTCGCGATGGTCGAGCAATGGGACACGGAGCGATTCGGCACGGATCTCCCGCCGGTGCTGACCCGCACCTGGTTCCACACCGGCTCGCCGGAGCCGCTGCCGGTCGCGCTGGCCGGCATGCTCCTCGCCGAGTCGACCCTGCCCGACACCCACTGGCATCGCGACGGCACCCGCACCCCACACCGGCTGACTGGCGACGAGGCCCGCGAGGCCTGCCGCGCGCTCAAGGGAACCCCACTGCGCCAGGAGGTGTACGCGCTCGACGGCACCGCCGAGGCCGACCGGCCCTACCTGATCACCGAGGCCAACGCCACGGTCGAGCTGCTCCAGCCGCGGCTGGGCAACCTGCACGCGGTGTTCCTGCGCCACCCCCGCGAGACCGTCACGCTGCACTACGAACGTGCGCTCTACCCGGTCGAGGTGGCCGGCGAGGTCCGGCTGCTCGGCGACCCCCGGATCAGCCACGAGCTGGTGCTGGCCGTCGACCCCTACGGCAACCTGGAGAGCACGGTCGCGGTCGGCTACGGGCGCCGCTACCCCGACGCCGACATCGACCCCGAACTGCCCACCGCCACCGTCGCCGCCCTGCGGGCCGCGCAGACCCGATCGCACGTCGTGGTCACCGACAACCGCTACACCGAGGCCGTCGACCTGCCCGACGCCTACCGCGCGCCGCTTCCGTGCGAGGCCCGCCAATACGAGCTGGTCGGCGTCGCGAAACCGGCCACCACCCTGTTCCGGTTCGCCGACCTGGCGGCCGCCGCCGACGGCGCCCAGGACCTGCCGTTCGAGGCGGTCGGCGCCGACGGCACGGTCACGCCGCCCGGCCCGGGACCGCACCGCCGGCTGATCGGCCACGACCGGGTCCGCTACCGGGCCGACGACCTGTCCGGCCCGCTTCCGCTCGGGCACAGCGGCGCGCTGGCCCTCCCGTACGACCGCTATCGCCTGGTGTTGACCCCCGGGCTGGTCGACGCCTGCTTCCGCGACGCCGCCGGCCAACCGCTGCTCGCCGACCCGGGCGCCGTGCTCGACGAGGGCGGCTACCTGCCCGGCACCGACATCGCGCCAACCGATCCGCCCGGGCACTGGTGGGCAGCGGAAGGCCGGCTGTTCTACTCGCCGAACCCCGGCGACAACGCGGCGACGGAACTGGCCCGGGCCCGCGCGCACTTCTTCGTGCCGGTGCGGTTCGCCGACCCGTTCGGCAACCCGACCGTGGTCCGCTACGACGCCGACGACCTGCTGCTGCTGGAGTCCCGCGACCCCGTCGGCAACGTGGTCACGGCCGACAACGACTACCGGGTGCTGCGCGCCGCGCTGGTCACCGACCCCAACGGCAACCGCACCGCGACCGCGTACGACCTGCTCGGGATGGTTGCCGGCACCGCCGTGCTGGGCAAGCCGGGCGAGTTGTCCGGCGACAGCCTCGACGGGTTCGAACCCGACCCCGATGACGCCGCCGTGCTGGCCCACCTCGCCGACCCGCTCGCCGAACCGCACCCGCTGCTGCGCGATGCGACCAGCCGGTTCGTCTACGACCTGTTCGCCTACGTCCGCGATAGCGCGCCGGCGGCCGTCGCAACGATCAGCCGGGAGACGCACGTCGGCGACCTGCCGCCCGGAGCGACCGGCGCGCTCACGCACGGATTCGGCTACACCGACGGGCTCGGCCGGGAGATCCAGCTCAAGCGCCGTGCCGCGGACCACGACGGTGGTCCACGGTGGACGGCCAGCGGCACGACGGTGTTCAACAACAAGGGCCAGCCGGTGCGCCGCTACGAGCCGTTCTTCTCGACCACCCACCGCTTCGAGCCCGGCGTGCTGGCCGGGGTGTCGCAGGTGCTGGGCTACGACCCGCTGGGCCGGGTGGTCGCCACGCTGCATCCCGACGCCCGCTACGACAAGACGGTCTTCGACCCGTGGCGGCAGGTCGCCTGGGACACCAACGACACCGTGCTGCTCGACCCGCGCACCGACACCGACGTCGCCGGCAGCCTCGCACCGCACCTGGCCGCCGAGCCACCCGGCTGGCAGACCTGGCACGCGACCCGGATCGGCGGCGCCCTCGGCCCCGCCGAGCGGGCCGCCGCCGAACGCGCCGCCGCGCACGCCGGCACACCCACCACGGCGTACGCGGACGCGCTGGCCCGCGGCTTCCTCGTCGTCGCGCACAACCGGGTCGACGCCGTCGACGTCCGTTACCCGACGCTGGCCAGCCTCGACGTGGAGGGCAACCAGCGCGCGCTGACCGATCCGGCCGGCCGGGTGGTGCTCCGCCAGTCCTCCGACGTGACCGGCAACCGGATCCGCGAATCCACGATGGACGCCGGCACCTTCTGGACCCTGGGCACCGCGACCGGCCAGGCCCTGCGCGGCTGGGACAGTCGCGACCACGAGTTCCGCACCCGCTACGACGCCCTGCGCCGGCCGGTCGAGGTCGGGCTGGTGACCGGCGGCGGCGCCGAGAAGCTGCTGTCCCGCACGGTCTACGGCGAAAGCCTGCCGGACCCCGCCGCCGCCAACCACCGCGGCCGGCAGTATCGGGTCTGCGACCCGGCCGGGGAGGTCACCACCGAGGCCTACGACCGCCGCGGCAACCCGCTGCGCAGCGTCCGCCGGCTCGCCGTCGACTATCGCGCCGAACCTGACTGGCATGGCTCCGTGCCGCTGGAACCGACCGGCTACCCGCGCGCCGTCACCCTCGACGCCCTCGCCCGGCCGACCACGGTGACCAGCCCGGACGGCACCGTCCTGCGGCCGGAGTACGACGAGGGCGGCGGCCTGGCCCGGCTGACCGGCAACCTGCGCGGCGCGGCGCAGACCACCGTGTTCGTCGCCGGTCTGCGCCGCGACGCGCACGGCCGCCGGGAATGGATCTCCTTCGGCAACGGGGTCGAGACGACCCTGCGCTTCGACCCGCTCAGTCACCGGCTGGCCGAGGTGGTCAGCACCCGCACCGGTGCGGCCGACTGCCAGCACCTGCGCTACACCTACGACCCGGTCGGGAACGTCACCCAGGTCGCCGACGACGCGCAGCAGACCGTGTTTTTCAACAACCGGCTGGTCGACCCGGTCGCCGACTACACCTACGACGCCGCCTACCGGCTGGTCGAGGCGAGCGGGCGCGAGCACCTCGGCCAGGCCGGTGCGACGCCGCCGCCACCCGGGCCGGGCGACGGCTGGGCCGGGCTGCCGCATCCCGGCGACGGCGACGCGATGGGCCGCTACGTCGAGCGCTACGACTACGACGCGGTCGGCAACATCCTGGTGCTCGCGCACACCGGCACCGCCGGGGGCTGGCGGCGCGCCTACGCGTACGCCGAGGCCAGCGGCCTGGACGCCGCGGTGAACGGCAACCGGCTCAGCACGGTCACCGTCGCCGGCACCGCCGAGACCTTCCGTTACGACGGCGAGGCCGGCCGGCACGGACACATGACGGCGTTGCCGCACCTGCCGGCCGTGTCCTGGAACAGCCGCGAGCACATGGCCGCGGTCACCCGGCAGGTGGTCGCGACCGGCACCCCGGAGACGACCTATTACGTGTACGACGGTGCCGGCGAGCGGGTGCGCAAGGTGACCGACCGGGCCGCGGCACCCGGACAGGAACCGACCCGCTCGCGCGAGCGCGTCTACATCGGAGGGTGTGAGGTCTACCGCGAGTTCGGCGGCGACGGCACGACGGTCACGCTGGAACGCGAGACCGTGCACGTGGTGGCCGACCAGCGGCGGATCGCCCTCGTCGAGACCCGCACCGTGGGCACCGACCTCGCGCCGCAGCGGCTGCTGCGCTACCAGCTCGACAACCACCTCGGCTCGGCCTGCGTCGAGCTCGACGACATCGGTCGGATCGTCTCCTACGAGGAATACTTCCCGTTCGGCGGCACCAGCTACCACGCGGTGCGGTCGTCGACCGAGACGCCCAAGCGCTACCGCTACACCGGCAAGGAACTCGACGAGGAGAGCGGGCTCTACTGCTACGGCGCTCGGCACTACGCGGCCTGGCTCGGCCGCTGGGTCTCGCCGGACCCGGCCGGGGTGGGCGACGGCACCAACCTCTACGCGTACGTGCAGAACCGGCCGATCGTCGCCAACGACCCGGACGGCCGCTGGATCAACATCCTGATCGGCGCGGCCATCGGCCTGGTGGTCGGCGGCGGCATCGAGGCGACCCGCCAACTGATCACCGAGGGGCGGATCACCAGCTGGGGCCGGATCGGCGCGGCCGCGGCGGGCGGTGCGGTCGGCGGCGCGATCGCCGGAGCGACGTTCGGTGCGAGCCTCGCGGTGCAGGCGGGTGCCGCCGCGGTCGGTGCGGCGGCGGGCGGCATCGTGACCCGGGCCATCAACGGCGAGCCGACCACCGCGTACGACGTGGCCCGCGACGCCGCGGTCGGCCTGGCGCTGTTCGGCGTGTTCAAGGGCGCCGGCTCGATCATCGCGCGGGGGCGGGGTGGCGGCGCGGGCGGCGGGGGAGCGGGCAACGGCGGTGCCGGGGCGGGCGGCAGTGCGGGTGGCGCCGAGGGCGCCGCCGGCGCCGCCGGCCGCGGGGTCGTCGGTGGCAAACCGTCCGGTGGCGGGTCGAGCAGTGCCGCCGCCGGCGACAGCGCGGCGGCCGCGGGTGACAGCGCCGCCGGTGCGGGCGAGACCGTGGGTGGCCGGGCGGCCGGCGCCGCCGACGATGCCGCCGGAGCGCGGCCCGCCGCCCAGGTGCCGATCCAGACCCTGACGCCCGGCACCGCGAAGGAGATGTTCGCCCAGATCCGCGAGATCATCAACAAGCTGCCGCCCGGCGAACGCGGCCGGCACCTGGAGTCATTCATCGAGCAGGTCAAGAAAGTCAACGAAGGCTGGAACGCGGTCTTCCAACAGACCAAGGGCGGCGGCCGGCTCTGGAGCGGCGACCAGCAGAACTTCCTCTACGCCAGCGCGAAGGGCGAGGTGTTCCAGAGCCGGGCGTTCACCCCCGAGCTCTACATCGCCGCGATCGAGGACAACGTCGCCGCGATCCGCGAGCTCGTGAAGCGCCTCGGTGGCAGCGTCTGGACCGATGTCTCCGCGGCCGCACCACCGGCCGCCGCGGCGCCGGCCGCTCCGGCTCCGCCACCAGCGGCGGTCGAGGCACCGGCACCGCCCGCCGGCCGCGGCTTCCGGCTGTTCCCGCAGATCTTCGGCGGCTCCGGCGGCAGCCAGTCCGGCGGAAAGCGTGACAGCGACGCCGGCCGCTCAGACGGCGGCAAGCGGGAGCGGGCGCCGTCCGGATTCACGATCTTCGAGTTCTGA
- a CDS encoding QsdR family transcriptional regulator — MPVPARRVVSRERVVQGGCAFFLRHATLDMDGLADSLSVSRATLYRVVHGRDVLLGDVLWRLGERALAQARDETTTPGLDGVLETTRRFTALLRHAAAFRAFLRAEPATAARVLFTPAGGVHARVVEAQKGILAAAAVDPAWSPDDLDGAAFLYVRIIESALYAELISGRRADPATAERAARAVLEAC; from the coding sequence ATGCCGGTGCCCGCGCGGCGTGTCGTCAGTCGGGAGCGCGTCGTCCAGGGAGGCTGCGCGTTCTTCCTCCGGCACGCCACCCTGGACATGGACGGCCTGGCCGACAGCCTGTCGGTGAGCCGGGCCACGCTCTACCGCGTGGTGCACGGGCGCGACGTGCTGCTCGGCGACGTGCTCTGGCGGCTCGGCGAGCGCGCGCTGGCCCAGGCCCGCGACGAGACCACGACGCCCGGCCTCGACGGCGTGCTGGAGACCACCCGCCGGTTCACCGCGCTGCTGCGCCACGCGGCCGCGTTCCGTGCCTTCCTGCGCGCCGAGCCGGCGACCGCCGCCCGGGTGCTGTTCACCCCGGCCGGCGGCGTGCACGCCCGGGTGGTCGAGGCGCAGAAGGGCATCCTGGCCGCCGCCGCGGTCGACCCCGCCTGGTCACCGGACGACCTCGACGGCGCCGCGTTCCTCTACGTGCGGATCATCGAGTCGGCGCTCTACGCGGAGCTGATCAGCGGTCGCCGCGCCGACCCGGCGACCGCCGAGCGGGCCGCCCGCGCGGTGCTCGAGGCCTGCTGA